The following are from one region of the Moritella sp. 24 genome:
- a CDS encoding YigZ family protein, with translation MTANSPYFVLEQAYDYTEEIKKSRFITYLAPTKGRQKAEQFVRDIKAQHPDARHHCWAFVAGRPSDGQQYGFSDDGEPSGTAGKPILNCLVGSNVGEMTAVVVRYYGGIKLGTGGLVRAYAGGVQQVLKLIDPIECLIYVELNLTCNYAQIAAIESLFSVYNGKLKHAEYGEQVIMQLDVDARHTQAFIVAVKNKTNGQVNVTVVD, from the coding sequence ATGACAGCAAATAGCCCTTACTTTGTTTTAGAGCAGGCTTATGACTATACCGAAGAAATTAAAAAAAGCCGATTTATTACTTATCTTGCTCCAACTAAAGGACGCCAAAAAGCTGAACAATTTGTTCGGGATATTAAAGCTCAGCACCCTGATGCGCGTCATCATTGTTGGGCATTTGTCGCCGGTCGTCCAAGTGATGGTCAGCAATATGGCTTCAGTGATGACGGAGAACCATCTGGTACAGCGGGTAAACCCATCCTAAACTGCTTAGTTGGAAGTAATGTCGGAGAAATGACGGCAGTTGTTGTACGTTATTATGGCGGTATAAAATTAGGAACAGGTGGGCTCGTTCGTGCTTATGCTGGCGGTGTACAACAAGTTTTAAAATTAATAGATCCTATTGAATGTCTTATATATGTAGAACTTAATCTAACTTGCAATTATGCTCAAATAGCCGCAATAGAGAGTTTATTTTCAGTATATAATGGTAAATTAAAGCATGCTGAATATGGCGAGCAAGTAATAATGCAGCTTGATGTTGATGCAAGGCATACACAAGCGTTTATTGTAGCTGTTAAAAATAAAACAAATGGCCAAGTTAATGTCACTGTGGTCGATTAA
- the hemG gene encoding menaquinone-dependent protoporphyrinogen IX dehydrogenase gives MKKMLVLYSTVDGQTLKIINAIEKTIANDYHCEVMSIEECQHIDMAIFDKVIIGASVRYGHLNKKLYKFVAAHKAELEAKDNAFFCVNLTARKAEKNTPETNAYMQAFLEKSNWVPKQQAVFAGALLYSKYNWWQTLIIQLIMKITGGSTDKTKDIEFTDWDKVTAFAKQL, from the coding sequence ATGAAAAAAATGTTAGTACTGTATTCTACGGTAGATGGTCAAACGTTAAAAATAATTAACGCAATTGAAAAGACTATCGCGAACGACTACCACTGTGAAGTGATGAGCATTGAAGAATGTCAGCATATTGATATGGCGATATTTGATAAGGTCATTATCGGAGCCTCTGTTCGTTATGGTCATTTAAATAAAAAACTATATAAATTTGTTGCTGCACATAAAGCAGAGTTGGAAGCAAAAGATAATGCTTTTTTCTGTGTTAACTTAACGGCAAGAAAAGCAGAAAAGAATACACCTGAAACAAATGCATATATGCAGGCGTTTTTAGAAAAGTCGAATTGGGTACCTAAGCAGCAAGCTGTATTTGCAGGCGCATTGTTATATTCGAAATATAATTGGTGGCAAACACTCATTATCCAGCTAATTATGAAAATAACGGGTGGTAGTACTGACAAAACGAAAGATATTGAGTTTACAGACTGGGATAAAGTCACTGCATTTGCTAAACAGTTATAG
- a CDS encoding TrkH family potassium uptake protein, with product MQFRAILRIVGILVTIFSVTMVFPALIAAIYKDGGGLVFINSFAFCVTLGSILWYKNRNYKKELKAKDGFLIVVLFWTVLGSIGALPFILSEKPDLSVAGAFFESFSGLTTTGATVIVGLDELPKALLFYRQFLQWLGGMGIIVLAVAVLPVLGIGGMQLYRAETPGPVKDSKMTPRIAETAKALWYIYLCLTVVCAMAFWLAGMTIFDAISHSFSTIAIGGFSTHDSSMGHFDSSVINMITVVFLIIAGINFSLHFAAFSIKGFKPGAYLRDPELRAFLFVQLALVAICFFILLAHGVYDSPEMALDKALFQAVSISTTAGFTTTSFQDWPLFLPVLLVFSSFIGGCAGSTGGGMKVVRILLLYLQGMREMKRLVHPRAVYKIKLGKKVLPDRVIDAVWGFFSAYALVFVICMLALIATGMDELSAFSAVVATLNNLGPGLGQVAVHFGDVNDSAKWILVVAMLFGRLEVFTLLILFTPAFWRS from the coding sequence ATGCAATTCAGGGCAATTTTAAGAATTGTTGGGATATTAGTTACTATTTTTAGTGTAACAATGGTTTTCCCTGCACTGATCGCCGCAATTTACAAGGATGGTGGTGGTCTAGTCTTCATTAATTCTTTTGCATTCTGTGTAACGCTAGGCAGTATTTTATGGTACAAAAACCGTAATTATAAAAAAGAATTAAAAGCAAAAGACGGGTTTCTGATTGTAGTTTTGTTTTGGACTGTACTGGGGAGTATTGGTGCATTACCTTTTATCCTTTCCGAAAAGCCTGACCTTAGCGTCGCGGGTGCCTTCTTTGAATCGTTTTCGGGTTTAACAACAACGGGAGCAACCGTTATTGTTGGTCTTGATGAATTACCCAAAGCGCTCTTATTTTATCGTCAGTTTCTACAGTGGCTAGGCGGTATGGGTATCATTGTACTTGCTGTCGCGGTGTTACCTGTTTTAGGTATTGGTGGTATGCAGCTCTATCGTGCTGAAACACCTGGACCGGTTAAAGATTCTAAGATGACTCCCCGAATAGCTGAGACCGCAAAAGCGCTATGGTATATTTACCTTTGCCTTACCGTTGTTTGTGCTATGGCATTTTGGCTAGCAGGTATGACGATCTTTGATGCTATCTCACATAGTTTTTCAACAATCGCGATTGGCGGGTTCTCAACTCACGATAGTAGTATGGGGCACTTTGACAGTTCAGTTATTAATATGATCACTGTGGTGTTCTTAATTATCGCGGGTATTAACTTTTCATTACATTTTGCTGCATTCTCTATTAAAGGTTTTAAGCCCGGTGCGTACTTACGAGATCCGGAATTACGCGCATTCTTGTTTGTGCAGTTGGCACTCGTTGCTATTTGTTTCTTTATACTGTTAGCACACGGTGTTTACGACTCTCCAGAAATGGCGTTAGATAAAGCACTGTTTCAGGCCGTCTCTATTTCAACTACCGCTGGTTTCACTACGACTAGCTTTCAAGATTGGCCATTGTTCTTACCCGTATTACTTGTATTTTCAAGTTTCATTGGTGGTTGTGCTGGCTCGACTGGTGGCGGCATGAAAGTCGTTCGTATTCTATTGCTGTATTTACAAGGTATGCGTGAGATGAAGCGATTGGTTCACCCACGTGCGGTATACAAAATTAAACTAGGTAAAAAAGTCTTACCCGATCGTGTTATCGATGCTGTCTGGGGATTCTTTTCGGCTTACGCACTGGTTTTTGTTATTTGCATGTTGGCATTGATCGCAACAGGAATGGATGAACTGTCGGCATTTTCTGCAGTGGTCGCGACTTTAAACAACTTAGGCCCAGGCCTTGGTCAAGTTGCTGTTCATTTTGGTGATGTGAATGATAGTGCAAAATGGATATTAGTTGTTGCTATGTTATTTGGTCGTTTAGAAGTCTTTACCTTATTAATTTTATTTACTCCAGCTTTTTGGCGTAGTTAA